AGTGACAGCCTTTACTTTCTCAGGATCAGTGGTCACTCCATTTTCCGTTACTATATGCCTCGAACACCACACTTTTGGTTGGCAGAACTGGCACTTGTCCAAGGACAGCTTCAGCCCAACCTCCCTAAGCCAGTCTAGAACTTGTAGAAGCAGTTTCTCAGTTTCTGCTTAAGGTGTTAATTTACCTGGATGGGTAAATTAACACCTTAAGCAGATTCATATCACCCACGGTCCTCTCCATCGGTGTGCCTGGGTGCCTCTGGGTCTGTGGTGTGGGATTGGTGGGGCACATGATCTTTGGCGCGCATGTCCTGCCTTCCTCTActgcttcttcctgctgctctggCCTCTAGCCTGGGGCTGGTTTGTGGTCGTTGTCGGGCGGATGGGGCGGTGGTGTGCATCTTGTGATGTCGCGGGGTGGCTGGCGGGTTGTACTTGGTCTGGATCAGTGGGTGGGCTCGGGTGTGGGTCCCTGGCTGGTGCTGGCTCATGTGTTGTTTCATGGGCAGCCTGGGGTTGCCGGCGTGGACCGGGTGGCTTGGCGGGCTCCATGTTCTCCTGCCCTGCTGGTCGCGCCATCGGGGGGATGTTGGCCTTGCTGGTTGGGTGTGCCAGAGAGGATTGTAAGAGCTGTGGAGGGGTCGCGTCCTTTTTCGGGTCTAGGGCAGCTGGGGCTTTGGTTGGTCTGAGGGCGGTGGTGGGGCTGGGCTTGGTGGTGGCTGTCCCGGGACTGAGGTCGCAGGGATGGTGACAAgagtttgtttatgtgtttgaggGGGCATGGTGGGGGCTGTTGGCCCCGGGTGCGGGCCTCTTGCGGGGGTGCTTGACGGCAGGGTCGGTCCTGTCCTTGTATTTGGGTGGGGGTTCGGCGTGGTTGCGTGGCTCAGTGGTGCCTGCTTGGTTGCAGTTCCGTATGGTGCTGGGGTGGTATCGTGCGGGGCTGCTACCTTGCTGTTGCGGCTTGCTGTGTGATGGAGGGTGGGATGCGGCAGGGTGCCTGAGGTGGGGGCGAAGTGCTGGGCTCATGCTAGTGGGGTGTATTCTGGCTGACTCTTCGAACCTGGGGCGCCTACCTTTGTGGGGTCTGTGTTTGGGGGTCCGTGTTTGGTGTTTGTGCGCTGGTTGGGGTAGCCTCTTGGTGGGACCTCGGGTCTTGCGGGGGTGCATCTGCGGGGTGGATTGGGACTCGCTGGGTGGTTGGGCTGCTTCACCCTGGGGCTGCTCTGGCTGGCTGGCTCGTCGGGGCTGGGTGGACTCTTCCTGGCCTGTCTCTGGATGGGGTCGGGGCTGGCGGCTGGACCGGGGTTGTCCGGGTGGCACCTGGCTCTCGCCTTGGCTCATGTGCTACCTTGCCCCTACGGCGCAGGGTTGGGCTGTCTGCTCTTCTCCACCCCAGAGAGAAGGGGACCATCTCCTTGGTCCAGGGATAGGCTGCCCCTTTGGGGGACATCACCTGGACCTGGGAGTGTAAAGTGTGTATGAGGGTGTGAGTAGGTGTGTTatgtcctttttatttatttatttatttttttttctgtatttatgtgggACGAGTGGATGTGAGTTTCTGTATATGAGATTGTGGGTTGGAAGGTGTGAAtggctgtttatctgtcagATTGGGTTCTGGGCTGCCACCTCTCCTGGATCATCTTGGGCCCCTCATTAAAATGTGGGTGGTGCGTGGGTGGCTCTTGTCGGGGCTGGATGCCCGGGGTATACACATTCTGACACTGCCATTTTTCTTCCGAGCTACAACTATTGGAGACGCATATGGACTGCGTGACTCCTTTATAATCCCTTCTCTCAGAAGGTCCTGCAGATGTTTATGCACATCCTCAATGTCAGCAGGCGCCAATCTTCACGACCACTCTCTAAAGGATCTAGTGTCAGAGAACCTGATATGATGCTTCACCCCTTTAGCAAGTCCCACATCCCATTCATGCTAGGAGAACCCACTGGCTCTATCTGCTCATTTTTCCCTCAGCCTGGTTTTCCAAGGCTCTGGGATGTGTGAGTCACCAAAGTTAACTGGGGATCAAACTTATCGGGTCCCCCCTCTGACTGAGGTTTTGGCTTCACGGGTGCCATTACCACATCAACCTCACACCACTGTCCCACTACAGAGTCAACTGGGAGAACTATCTCCTGTGCAGACTTGTTATGCACATGGACCGGGAAACTATCCACAGTCACTTCTGAACTTGGCAAAACCAACGGTTGCACAGCATGTCGCCCATGGGCTCACTCCCCAGCTAGGAGCAACATGTCCACTATCAGCACTTCCCTGTCCAATGGGCGCCTCAGCTCCACCCGGCAGTTGGCCCAACAGCCGCTTCCAGTCGGTATGGTCAGTGGTCCAGGCCCCATCCATTTCACACAACCCAGgtcctcttcctcacctgtgGTCTGAATCTCACTCAGTTCTGGAGTTTCAGTCCAGATACCTAGCGTCTGCGCTAGATCAACCCCAGTGGCCTGGCTACAGAGCTGGGCTAACCTCTTAAATAGACTAGCATTAGTCCCCAGAACAATGGGGGTCTGGTCTGGCATCCTAGGAACTGGGCAGACCAAAGCTAATACAGAGAGTGATTCTCTAGCACCGACTACAGTTTCTGGGAACTCGACTTCTACCAGGACTTATCCCAGGTAGGGATACCTAGTGTCACTTAATCCCCAAATAGCCAACCCAAACACTGGTAGGAtcttctaaaacctgcagcagctgctctcctgttcctaaacatttacagactgttgttaaaagcaGAGGGGATGCTTCAGCCAGTAAAAATAGACCTGTCCCCActtctttgagatgtgttgctttaaaaaaaaaaaaactacattttattgttaaaataaataaataaataatgtaatacttttgataaatgctgttttaatgtttattgtgaataaaatatgggtttatgagatttgcaaatcattacattctatttttattatgttatcatttttactttgactAATGTCCCAACTGTTTTGAATTtggcttgtgtttttaaatttaattatatgGAAAACAAATGTGGATGATCGCTTTAACTCATTTGTAAATGAAGGAGGAGCAAAATGAAGCAGTTGTTAACCAGCGACTGGAGTTCAACTGCCTCACATTTGCCTGCCTCTTTCTGATTATGGAGAGTTTGAACGGAGATGAGCTCTGCTTTCCACAGCTCAACACTTCTTGCAAAAAGCCACTTCTCCATCATGCTAAGAATATTTTAATTGACACTCTGATGTCCTTAATCTGTTTGATGACTGTGACACTTAACATGCTAGTTATCTTTTCTATTTCCTACTTCAGGTATGAAGATCAACTAAAACAGTTGtactacattttcttttcagtagACTAACAAGTTACTGCAGGCATATTTANNNNNNNNNNNNNNNNNNNNNNNNNNNNNNNNNNNNNNNNNNNNNNNNNNNNNNNNNNNNNNNNNNNNNNNNNNNNNNNNNNNNNNNNNNNNNNNNNNNNttactcattttaaaacaataaaaggttagtttttaatttttttgaaagcaacacatctcaaagaagTGGGGACAGGTCTATGTTTACTGACTGAAGCATCCCCTCTGCTTTTAataacagtctgtaaatgtttaggaacaggagaggagctgctgcaggttttagaagGAAATGGTGTCCCATTGTTTTCTGATGAAGGATTTCTTGCGGTTTACAGACTTGGCTCTTCTTTGTTGGATGGGAGcacatgttgctttaaaacctgtaaataatTTGCTGCTTTggtggagcctttccagatttgtaagctgcccatgtcaGAGGCTCAAATGTACCCCTATACCATCATAGAGGCTGGCTGTCAGGTGTGGTGAAGAGCAAGGCGAACCCAATGCTCACTTTCATGATGAGAGCCTAAAGAAAAGCtgatttattctaaataaaaattaaatcaaaacaaaagctgacatcgcagcaaaacaaaactaaatataaaacataaaaaaactgagcgAACACGAGAGGCAAGACATAAGGGGAACCAGACATCACATTGAGGTGACAAAGGACCAGTGAGTAAGTTGAGGAgatgaccagattttaaaagtaattagGGGAAGTTGGCACAGGTGAgtgtacaaaaatacaaaaagaatgCAAATCCTGAcacaggcttttgaactgtgtacTGATAACAGACCCAGATGGCCCCAGTTGAGGTATCTACCTTTACctccccgagttggttgttgggaaagaccttcaggagacgttaccttaaagtttaacacatttattcaaacaccattagtcaatattcatacaattataaaaaccagatgcatctgggagacaatcaatgggaatgagatacagatcaccttgaaaactagtcaagccatcaccccaggattgtctgaaGAGACAAAGTATGTTTGTCTGGTCTTATTATTAGGCCCCCTTCCTCCAGAGGGTGGACcactgcctcccttctctggaggtcaaagggcaactcctTCCCTCCTTTCCTGGCTGGCACGTCCGTTGCTCACATTCTAGGGTGTCTATCACCTCTCTCCctttttccagataaactaaacaactacttgttaaagcttttaaaatggtggctgactataaaatggtgataaacacaaatcagataaagatataataatcgaatgttaaataaagcatgggagaataaatacaaggccttctattccacacCCCTTTCCTTTTTAGTGCAGAGGACGTGGCGTCTATGGTTtctaaaaagaatttcaaattttgattaatttaaccacagaacagttttccactttgcctcggCCCATTTTagatgagctttggtccagagaagatggcagtgTTCCAATCAGGCTTAGATGATAGACCTTTatgcagcattagtggatgccAGAGTGTCtttgtttacagacaataattTGTGAAAGTGTTTCTGAGTCCATGAAGTGACGTccaaaacagaatcagacctgtttttaatgcaatgGCCCCTGAGGGCACGGACATTTGGGAATCCAATATAGATACTTCCCAATTTTCcactgaggaacattattctgaaattgttttctgaattttaaaagcagttttcctttttttttgtcaatgaatggtccattttcgaacttttattatatataaaGCACACCAGACTGTAAGGCACATCTTCGTgtacctcccaatttttgtaactttatgcAGACCGCACACGTTCGGCGCTCCAGACGATTTctgtgctctagcggagctggttcaactgtatcagcatttatatgatccctctatgagagatcacaaagataatcaaacggttcacaACTCatggaaggatactgcaccgacgtaagtgtcaagtataaatgcctaaACCGATTGCTCAGGTCTGTGTGCTGTGCGCGGAGCTACAAAgagcgactataactgagccttaatgctacaagcggtgcagctttgtagtttaaccaaagtcgtactaaaacattatgacttcttacatatgtATAAGGCACTCTGGATTATAAagcgcactgttgttttttgagaaaattgaaggcttttaagtgcaccttattatatatatatatatacccaaGATTTAGACCCAATATGCAGGCTGTggaaagatgcccctgagacagtccagcataTAATTGGCCTGGCTCatagtctctgctctaattcatcccaaaggtgttttatcaggttgaggtcaggactctatgcaggccagtcaagttcttccacaccaaactcactcatccatatctttatggaccttgctttgtgccctggtgctcagtcatgttggaacaggaaagggccatcccaaactgttccaaacaaagttgggagcatgaaattttccaaaaaatcttggtatgctgaagcagtcagagttcctCTCACTGGAACTAAGGCGCCAAGCCCagttcctgaaaaacaaccccataCCATAATCCCCCTTCCACCAAACTtcacacttggcacaatgcagtcagacaagtaccatTCTCCTGGCAACTGCCAAACCCAGGCTCGTCCATTGGATTGCCAGATGGAGAAGCGCGATTTCTCACTCCAAAGAACATGCCTCCACTGCTCTAGAATACAATGATGGCATGCTTTACACcggtggtctccaatcctggtccttgagggccactatcctgcatgtgttacttgtttccctgctccaacacacctgattcagtggttaaattacctcttcatgttctgcagaagcctcttaatcacccattgattcaaatcaggtgtgttggagcagagaaaagagACCCCTGCTTTACATCACTGCATCCGCTGCTTTGCATTGGACTTGGTGATGTatggcttggatgcagctgcttgaccatggaaacccattccatgaagctctctgcacactgttcttgagctactctgaaggccacatgaagtttggatgTCTGTAGtgattgactctgcagaaagttgGCGACCACTTTGGACTATGTGCTTTAGCATCCGCTGACCCTGCTCCATCAGTTtacgtggcctaccactttgtggctgAGTTGCTATCGTTCCCAGACACTTCCATTTTCTTATAATACAGCTggcagttgactgtggaatatttaggagtgaggaaatttcacgaCTGGATTTGTTGTACAGGTGGCATCCTAGCACAAttccacgctggaattcactgagctcctgagagtgacccattctttcacaaatgtttgtgtttgcaatagtctgcatgcctaggtgcttcattttatacacctgtggccatggcaGTGATTGAAACTCCTGATTTCGATAATTTGGATGgatgagcaaatacttttggcaatatagtgtatatgTATGgcaataaattgtaaaaatcaacaagctagGTCTTTCTGTCTtcgttatttgttttttgctacgACGATTATTGCACTTCAAACATTATTTCTGAAATTTCTATAGGACCTCCaaccaaaaagtgaaaaacacaaagagaatttgatttaaatttccTCAGATTTCTCTTGAGATGCTGAAGGCTAGATGAGCCAACACCACAGTGTATCCAGTATTAATCACagcagtaaatattttttttctcgtgAAAAAAGGCCAAAAGATGAAGACAAGATTTTATCCATGCCTCAACTATAATGTATGCACATTTTTACGACTGCATCACagacaatcatcaaaaaaagaggagaagaatTCATGAGTTTTATCACATAGAGTTTTGGTCAGTATGCTGCCAGAGCTCAGCAGCTTTGCATCTGCTTTCCTGTCTCTGATTATGGAGACTCTAAATGGAGATGAGCTCTGCTTCCAACAACTCTTCAACATTTCCTGCAAGAAGCCACTGCAGCGCCATACggagaacattttcatttacattctTCTGTCCTGTATCTCATTGCTGACTGTGACTCTCAACTTGCTGGTCATCATCTCCGTCTCCCActtcaggcataaaaaaaagtgaaataatgcAATATATTTAGGGTTAATCATTCTTCTGTTGAcacaaaattatatattttcaaaaattataTGAAAGATTGATTGTCTTTTAAGAACTGTTCCTTATATCTTACaatcatttacatttaaatacaaaaccaGGTTGTCTTCAGCAGCAGATGTCTAATTGTTACTGGGCATATCCTACTTTACTGTTGGTGTAAATTGTGTAGCTCTGCAGTGGGTCACAGATTTTAGAACaatccaaaaatatttttaaaaaatttggtctaaaaaatgattttttttctgttttttgttttttttcttccaggcaGCTTCACACCCCCACCAACCTCTTCCTCTTGTCTCTGGCTGTCTCAGACTTCTTTGTTGGACTCCTTCTGTTGCCAATACAAATCCTTCAGGCTGGAGGCTGCTGGTTTTTTGGGAGCTTTatatgtggattttttttaacctaatttcCTACATTGTTACATCTGCCTCAGTAGGAAACAGTGCTAATATCAGCTGATAGATATGTGGCTATCTGTGACCCTCTtgtagctttatcttcctgtacacttagtttagttctgtacatttagtcatgcttagatctgttggtttagcttagcttatttaggcAATTAGTAcctgtcattatcatgttctgtaacttcgtctgtaattttgttcattatcatgttctgtaactttgtctgtaattttgttcttgtgttgtaaagcactttgagtcgccttttgctgaaaagtgctttataaataaatgtacctacctacctacctacctctgCGTTACCTCAACAAAGTCACACAGTGGAAAgctaaaatctgtgtttgtctgtgttggaCCTGCTCTGTGCTCTACAACGGTGTGATACTGAAAGAATTTCtgaaaaatcttattttttactTGATTATATAACACTAGTTTTTGATATGATATTTAACTTTCTTAGCCCTATTACAGTGATCATAGTTCTGTACATGAGAGTATTTGTGGTGGCTGTGTCTCAGGCTCGAGCCATGAGGTCTCATATTGCAGCCGTCAGTCAACAGGGTTCAGTTTCTGTGTCTGCTAGGAAGTCTGAGAGAAAAGCAGCAACAGCTATTGGTGTtgttgtgattgtgtttgtCATAAGTTTCTGTCCCTATTATCTTCCTGCTTTTGCAGAACACGAGTCACTAATTAGCAAGGAATTTTTGACTTTTTCAGTCTAGCTATTTTATTTCAACTCTTGTCTAAATCCAATAATTTAGGCTTTTTTCTACCCCTGGTTTAGAAAATGTATTAAACAAATTGTTACACTTCAGATACTGCAGCCTGATTCCTGTGATGTCAATATATTGAAAATAATCACTataattaaacaataaactaaCATGAAATATTTCTACAAAATATTCTGCACTTTCTGGCATCTCTTGTTCTGTTTAGGGGTTGGGTCAAGGGTTCTGTGTGGTTTGGACAGGCTTGCTGGCCCAGGTTGTATCGGGGTGAGATGGTCCTGACTTCTcggtgggtttttgtttttcgcTCTGTGGGCCGTTTGACCCTTATGAGTCTTGGTGCAGGTTTTCTCATAGGGCTGCTTCAGGCTGATGTATGGATGTCGGGCATGGGCTCCTGGATATGAAGAttgtgggtcttttttttttttttcttttggggcGCACTGCTGTGGTGGGATTTGCTTTTACTGCTGGTGGGATGCATCTGCACAGTGCAGGCTTTGTGCATGGCTTTTGTTTTGGGCACCTCTTATCGCATCTTGTCCTCCACAGTTTGGTTGGCAGTGGTAGCGGGGTGGTGGTTTTGTGTGGTGCTGCTCCGGCCATCTTGTGTGGGGGCGGAGGGGCTGGCGTTGCTTGGCCCTGTGATTGCATTGGGCTGTTCAGCCTTGCGCTGGGTTGGGCTGACTTGTTTGCTGAGTGGTGTCCCTGTTTCTGTGATGCTGGCCCGGGGGCACTGTTACTTGGCTTGGCTCTATCGCTGTTGCTTGGCTGGCCTGGCTTTTGGTGGTTCCGGGTCTAGGAAGGGGTTCTGCCGCTTTGATATGTTTGTGGTGCTAGGTTACACTGGGCAATGATTACACAAATTTGAAATGTCAGGTTTCTGCCCCTACTATGACTTCTCTGATTAAGACAACATCTTGCTGGTTCCCACATATTGTCTtatgctcaaaaacaaaaagatcatcCAAAAGATCATTACTGTGTGGCCAGATACCTGAAGCCCCACATCTGGCT
This genomic stretch from Kryptolebias marmoratus isolate JLee-2015 linkage group LG6, ASM164957v2, whole genome shotgun sequence harbors:
- the LOC108229174 gene encoding extensin-like, with amino-acid sequence MSQGESQVPPGQPRSSRQPRPHPETGQEESTQPRRASQPEQPQGEAAQPPSESQSTPQMHPRKTRGPTKRLPQPAHKHQTRTPKHRPHKGRRPRFEESARIHPTSMSPALRPHLRHPAASHPPSHSKPQQQGSSPARYHPSTIRNCNQAGTTEPRNHAEPPPKYKDRTDPAVKHPRKSPGTATTKPSPTTALRPTKAPAALDPKKDATPPQLLQSSLAHPTSKANIPPMARPAGQENMEPAKPPGPRRQPQAAHETTHEPAPARDPHPSPPTDPDQVQPASHPATSQDAHHRPIRPTTTTNQPQARGQSSRKKQ